A window of the Nibribacter ruber genome harbors these coding sequences:
- a CDS encoding T9SS type A sorting domain-containing protein — MKQTLLSVNLKGIRGVHAVMLLAFLSLFMSFGASAQTGATAAFPIAYYGKWSTLPSAPNSTVPGWSQTGLSGDPFNTNLGSSTAPNATSTGVANFTNAGAVLQVDFATSADKLSFLYNTKNTGTFNGEFIVEESSTINGVYTTVGTPIVSITGGTYSSSSQSVTLPLKPGTRSVRFRLKSITGSNPVYVDRINISPNLNATTIDSFTPGSGSVGDEVVVTGKNIPEISALVFFNSAGEMLGADDVVVNPDPTKPTGTVISGKVPVDAVTGKIGIIDENYEIIALSSSDFYIAPDITSISPKIGAVGDKIKVFGTNLTNINFIRINGFNAIHKVIDGVLTATVPADANPGVGSLIISTLGGIDSETFTVDNNPLPVELVNFNATPTSLGAKLSWQTASEENNAYFEVQSTNNLKSGDFQTLGRVETQNSNSNTLLSYDFLDTKTAKGTTVYYRLKQVDTDGTFEYSKVVSVNIKQGAKGQGLVNVFPNPFKQQVNIEVEAEKAGALVATLYDATGQKVFAKSISVEAGVNAKTLDLPSNLRSGLYFLTTQVDGTTKTTRLIKE, encoded by the coding sequence ATGAAACAAACTTTACTCAGTGTCAATTTAAAGGGAATACGAGGGGTGCACGCAGTAATGCTTTTGGCCTTTCTAAGCCTATTCATGTCCTTTGGGGCGAGTGCTCAGACAGGAGCAACAGCAGCTTTCCCTATTGCTTATTACGGTAAATGGAGTACCCTTCCATCTGCGCCAAACTCAACCGTGCCTGGATGGTCACAAACGGGATTAAGTGGTGACCCTTTTAATACTAACTTAGGAAGTAGTACTGCTCCCAATGCCACCTCTACTGGTGTTGCAAATTTTACGAACGCTGGTGCAGTTTTGCAAGTAGATTTTGCGACCTCTGCCGACAAGTTGTCGTTTTTATATAATACAAAAAATACTGGAACATTTAATGGAGAATTTATAGTAGAAGAATCTTCCACAATAAATGGTGTCTATACAACTGTAGGAACTCCAATAGTTTCTATTACTGGCGGTACTTATTCATCGTCTTCTCAATCGGTAACTTTGCCTCTCAAGCCTGGAACAAGGAGTGTTCGCTTTAGATTGAAATCTATTACTGGTTCGAATCCAGTATATGTTGACAGAATAAACATAAGTCCTAATTTAAATGCCACCACAATAGATTCCTTCACTCCTGGTTCAGGCTCAGTTGGAGATGAGGTAGTGGTGACAGGCAAGAATATTCCGGAGATATCAGCCCTTGTTTTCTTTAACAGCGCAGGGGAAATGCTGGGTGCAGACGATGTGGTCGTTAACCCAGACCCTACAAAGCCAACTGGTACAGTGATTTCAGGAAAGGTGCCTGTCGACGCCGTAACAGGGAAAATCGGAATCATCGACGAGAACTATGAGATAATCGCCCTGAGTAGCAGTGATTTCTATATAGCTCCAGACATTACCTCTATTTCACCTAAGATAGGTGCCGTTGGTGATAAAATAAAAGTTTTTGGCACTAACCTGACGAACATTAACTTCATTCGTATTAATGGATTCAATGCTATTCACAAAGTAATTGATGGTGTCTTAACTGCAACTGTTCCAGCAGATGCGAACCCCGGAGTAGGATCATTGATTATCTCAACTTTAGGGGGTATCGACTCTGAAACTTTCACGGTTGACAATAATCCACTCCCAGTAGAACTGGTAAACTTCAATGCTACGCCTACCTCATTGGGAGCGAAACTTTCTTGGCAGACCGCTTCTGAGGAGAACAATGCTTACTTTGAAGTACAGTCTACCAACAACCTGAAATCTGGAGACTTCCAAACGCTAGGCCGTGTAGAAACGCAAAACAGCAACAGCAATACTTTGCTTTCTTATGACTTCTTGGATACAAAGACCGCAAAAGGAACCACCGTATACTACCGCTTGAAGCAAGTAGACACAGACGGTACTTTTGAGTACAGCAAAGTAGTTTCTGTGAACATCAAGCAAGGCGCCAAAGGACAAGGTTTGGTAAATGTATTCCCGAACCCGTTCAAGCAGCAAGTCAACATTGAAGTAGAAGCAGAGAAGGCGGGTGCTTTGGTAGCCACCTTATATGATGCAACTGGTCAGAAAGTGTTTGCCAAGTCTATCTCCGTTGAAGCAGGCGTAAATGCTAAAACGTTAGACTTGCCTTCTAACCTAAGATCAGGGCTTTACTTCCTGACAACGCAAGTAGATGGAACCACTAAGACTACTCGCTTAATCAAAGAGTAA
- a CDS encoding metallophosphoesterase family protein: MARYAISDIHGCLATFKALVEERLQLQPHDHLYLLGDYVNKGPDSKGVLDYLLQLQRDGYQLTCLRGNHDQLFLDAVQKGAHTVWLSPEDQQTTLRSFGVDKFEDIPAVYIQFIQSMPLLVVLDDYILVHAGLDFSQLNLLTTDSHTLLNIKRFQPTAKKLGARTLLHGHMPVSKAAVEKAVTQKRPAFNLDAGCVYYKNAEFGWMCGFGLDSKALFWQENMEGEYDIKVKA, translated from the coding sequence ATGGCCCGCTACGCGATTTCTGACATTCACGGCTGTTTAGCCACATTCAAAGCCCTGGTGGAAGAGCGGCTGCAGCTGCAACCCCATGACCACCTGTACCTACTGGGAGATTATGTCAATAAAGGCCCAGACAGCAAAGGCGTGCTGGACTACCTCCTGCAGCTGCAGCGCGATGGCTACCAGCTCACCTGCCTGCGCGGCAACCATGACCAGCTTTTCCTAGACGCCGTCCAGAAAGGGGCGCACACTGTTTGGCTCTCCCCGGAAGACCAGCAAACCACGCTCCGCAGCTTCGGAGTGGACAAGTTTGAAGACATTCCAGCGGTGTACATCCAGTTCATCCAGTCCATGCCTCTGTTAGTGGTTTTAGACGACTACATCTTGGTGCACGCCGGCCTTGACTTTTCCCAACTGAACCTGCTTACCACAGATTCTCATACGCTGCTCAATATCAAACGCTTCCAGCCCACGGCTAAGAAATTAGGTGCCAGAACCCTGTTGCACGGTCATATGCCGGTGTCAAAGGCCGCCGTTGAGAAGGCAGTAACCCAGAAGCGACCTGCTTTTAACTTGGACGCTGGATGTGTCTATTACAAGAATGCGGAGTTTGGTTGGATGTGCGGTTTTGGGTTAGACTCCAAAGCACTGTTCTGGCAGGAGAATATGGAGGGTGAATATGATATTAAGGTGAAAGCGTGA
- a CDS encoding SDR family oxidoreductase: MADKNPKKVPDQHQPKQPGLEHKMTPEPIVIRDNYKGSDKLKGRKALITGGDSGIGRAVAVHFAREGADVAIVYLDETQDAKDTQKMVEKEGRTCVLIKGDLRDEKFCKEAVQRAVKELGGLNILVNNAAEQHEKEELREITAQQLENTFKTNIFSFFYVTQAALDHLQKGDCIVNTTSITSYRGSDHLMDYSATKGAITTFTRSLSQNLAKEGIRVNAVAPGPIWTPLIPATLEEVGDFGKDQPMGRLGQPSEVAPAYVFLASEDGSYITGQTIHVNGGEMING; this comes from the coding sequence ATGGCAGACAAGAATCCTAAGAAGGTGCCAGACCAGCACCAACCTAAGCAGCCCGGCCTGGAGCACAAAATGACGCCAGAGCCCATTGTGATCAGAGACAACTACAAAGGCAGCGACAAACTCAAAGGCAGGAAAGCCCTTATTACCGGCGGCGACAGCGGCATTGGCCGGGCCGTGGCCGTGCACTTCGCCCGCGAAGGTGCCGACGTGGCCATTGTCTACCTAGACGAGACCCAGGACGCCAAAGACACGCAGAAAATGGTGGAGAAGGAAGGCCGTACCTGTGTGCTCATCAAAGGTGACCTGCGCGATGAGAAATTCTGCAAAGAGGCGGTGCAGCGCGCCGTGAAAGAACTGGGCGGGCTGAACATTCTGGTCAACAACGCCGCCGAACAGCATGAAAAGGAAGAGTTGCGTGAAATCACGGCCCAGCAATTGGAGAATACTTTCAAGACCAACATCTTCTCCTTCTTCTACGTGACGCAGGCCGCGTTGGACCATCTGCAGAAAGGAGACTGCATTGTCAATACCACGTCCATTACCTCCTACCGCGGCTCTGACCATCTTATGGATTATTCGGCCACCAAAGGCGCCATCACCACGTTTACCCGGTCCTTGTCGCAGAACCTGGCCAAGGAGGGCATCAGGGTGAACGCGGTGGCCCCCGGCCCTATCTGGACGCCGCTTATCCCCGCCACGCTGGAAGAAGTGGGCGATTTTGGGAAAGACCAGCCTATGGGCAGATTAGGCCAGCCTTCTGAGGTGGCGCCGGCCTATGTTTTTCTGGCCTCAGAAGACGGTTCATACATTACCGGGCAGACCATTCACGTCAACGGCGGCGAGATGATCAACGGCTAG
- a CDS encoding 4a-hydroxytetrahydrobiopterin dehydratase, whose product MWQEEDNSLKKSFTFKDFKEAFVFMSEVAEAAEHLNHHPWWSNVYNKVNIELTTHDAGNTVTERDWELAKQIDAIAKTLQ is encoded by the coding sequence ATGTGGCAAGAAGAAGACAATAGCTTGAAAAAGAGCTTCACGTTCAAAGACTTCAAAGAAGCCTTCGTGTTTATGAGCGAGGTGGCAGAAGCCGCCGAACACCTCAACCACCACCCGTGGTGGAGCAACGTGTACAACAAGGTAAACATAGAACTCACCACCCATGACGCGGGCAACACCGTCACGGAAAGAGACTGGGAACTGGCCAAGCAGATTGACGCCATCGCCAAGACCCTGCAGTAA
- the rsmI gene encoding 16S rRNA (cytidine(1402)-2'-O)-methyltransferase — MAQPQEETVLYLVPTPIGNLEDITLRAIRVLKEVDVILAEDTRTSGKLLNHLGIEKRMHSHHLHNEHKAVAHLVERLKKGEKMALISDAGTPGISDPGFLLVRACVQEGIKLECLPGATAFVPALVKSGFSTDRFTFEGFLPVKKGRQTRLQSLAQEERTMIFYESPHRVVKTLEQFKEVFGPERQASVSREISKMFEETLNGTLAELVEIFATKAIKGEFVVVVDGFSKK, encoded by the coding sequence ATGGCCCAGCCCCAGGAAGAAACCGTTTTATATTTAGTGCCCACGCCCATCGGCAATTTGGAGGATATCACCTTGCGCGCCATTAGAGTGCTCAAAGAGGTAGACGTCATCTTAGCCGAGGACACCCGCACCAGCGGCAAGCTGCTCAACCATTTGGGCATTGAGAAGCGCATGCACAGCCACCACCTGCACAATGAGCACAAAGCCGTAGCGCACCTGGTGGAACGCCTTAAGAAAGGCGAAAAAATGGCTCTCATTTCAGATGCGGGCACGCCTGGCATCTCAGACCCTGGCTTTTTGCTGGTGCGCGCCTGCGTGCAGGAAGGCATCAAGCTGGAATGCCTGCCCGGGGCCACCGCCTTTGTGCCGGCCCTGGTCAAATCTGGTTTCAGCACAGACAGGTTTACGTTTGAAGGGTTTCTGCCCGTGAAGAAAGGCCGCCAGACGCGTCTGCAGAGCCTGGCCCAGGAAGAGCGCACCATGATTTTCTATGAATCGCCGCACCGGGTGGTCAAGACCCTGGAGCAGTTCAAAGAAGTGTTCGGGCCAGAACGCCAGGCATCGGTGTCCAGGGAAATCTCTAAGATGTTTGAAGAAACGTTGAACGGCACGCTGGCCGAACTGGTAGAAATCTTCGCCACCAAGGCCATCAAAGGCGAGTTTGTAGTGGTGGTGGACGGTTTTAGCAAGAAATAA
- a CDS encoding Lnb N-terminal periplasmic domain-containing protein: MMPRISTSLKKLVLLCLLLAYGASSQAWPLSNQAQISLITVSPGQELYSMYGHSAIRVQDPVMNLDYVFNYGTFNFNTPNFYVKFVRGKLMYQLAPGYFADLKARNIEENRSIYEQVLHLTPAQKQRVIDFLETNYEPQNREYLYDFLKDNCATRIRDVFKKTLGDSLQYPADIPGTPSTYRRMVGIYQAPHPWVDLGVDLAMGLPSDEKTGVWEAMFLPDYLLASFAKAQLQTPTGPTAFAGPVIKHFEASAVPAAQGFFTPMVAFWMLFVVVALVTLLQFRSKKASHTLDVVLFSLTGFLGVFLLFLWLGTDHQSFATNLNLLWAFPVHLVAGLLLLKKNPPRWLKPYFLVTGLVLVVLAIAWKFLPQEYHPSLLPLVLTLALRAFYIWRAQPAHR, from the coding sequence ATGATGCCTCGTATTTCTACTTCGCTTAAAAAACTGGTCTTGTTGTGCCTGTTGCTGGCATATGGAGCTTCTAGCCAGGCCTGGCCGCTGTCTAACCAGGCGCAAATCAGCCTGATCACCGTCTCGCCGGGCCAGGAACTCTACTCTATGTATGGCCACAGCGCCATAAGGGTGCAAGACCCGGTCATGAACCTGGATTATGTGTTCAACTACGGCACGTTCAACTTCAACACGCCTAACTTTTATGTGAAGTTTGTGCGCGGCAAGCTCATGTACCAGCTGGCACCGGGCTACTTTGCAGACCTGAAAGCCCGAAACATAGAAGAAAACCGCTCCATTTATGAACAGGTCCTTCACCTGACGCCGGCGCAGAAGCAGCGCGTCATTGACTTTTTGGAGACCAACTATGAGCCCCAGAACCGCGAGTACCTCTATGATTTCCTGAAGGACAACTGCGCCACCCGTATTAGAGACGTATTCAAGAAGACCTTAGGCGATTCTCTGCAATACCCGGCAGACATACCGGGTACACCCAGCACCTACCGGCGCATGGTGGGCATTTACCAGGCACCGCACCCGTGGGTAGACCTGGGCGTGGACCTGGCCATGGGATTGCCGTCAGATGAAAAGACCGGCGTCTGGGAAGCCATGTTTTTGCCAGATTATTTGTTGGCCAGCTTCGCGAAGGCGCAATTGCAAACCCCAACGGGACCTACTGCCTTTGCCGGACCAGTCATTAAGCATTTTGAAGCGTCTGCGGTCCCCGCTGCGCAGGGTTTCTTCACGCCCATGGTCGCGTTCTGGATGCTGTTTGTAGTAGTGGCCTTGGTCACGCTTCTGCAGTTTAGAAGCAAGAAAGCTAGTCATACCCTGGATGTAGTTCTTTTCTCCTTGACCGGTTTCCTGGGCGTATTTCTGCTGTTTCTGTGGTTGGGCACTGATCATCAGTCCTTTGCCACTAACCTGAATCTGCTCTGGGCGTTTCCGGTGCACTTGGTAGCGGGCCTACTGTTGCTTAAAAAGAACCCGCCGCGTTGGCTCAAGCCTTATTTTCTGGTGACGGGCCTTGTCTTGGTAGTACTGGCCATCGCCTGGAAGTTTTTACCCCAGGAGTATCATCCATCCTTGTTGCCGCTCGTATTGACTTTAGCGCTCAGGGCCTTTTATATCTGGCGGGCCCAGCCGGCGCATCGGTAA
- a CDS encoding inositol monophosphatase family protein: MADVSSLRDQVTALTAQVRTFIQAEAAQFDMSKMERKGFNDLVSYVDKQAEQQLVEGLQKLLPEAGFITEEGTSSVQKDEYNWIIDPLDGTTNFIHGLPVYSISVALLQREELVLGVVHELNQDECFHAVKGGGAFCNQERISVSQVGSLADALIATGFPYHDFNKMQNYLQVLGRFMQNSHGVRRLGSAAVDLAYVAAGRFEGFFEFNLNPWDVAGGALIVQEAGGIVTDFKGENGYLFGRQICASNGQAIQQEMLTLTEPIWKE; this comes from the coding sequence ATGGCAGATGTATCATCCCTCAGAGACCAGGTGACCGCGCTCACCGCCCAGGTAAGAACGTTTATACAGGCAGAGGCGGCGCAGTTTGACATGTCCAAGATGGAACGGAAGGGATTCAACGACCTGGTTTCTTACGTAGACAAGCAAGCCGAGCAACAGTTGGTGGAAGGCCTGCAAAAGCTGTTGCCTGAGGCCGGCTTCATTACCGAAGAAGGCACCAGCTCCGTTCAGAAAGACGAATACAACTGGATCATTGACCCGCTGGACGGCACCACTAACTTCATCCACGGCCTGCCGGTGTATTCCATCAGCGTGGCTTTGCTGCAGAGAGAGGAACTGGTGTTGGGCGTGGTGCATGAACTCAACCAGGACGAGTGTTTTCACGCCGTGAAGGGTGGCGGCGCCTTCTGTAACCAAGAGCGCATCTCTGTGTCTCAAGTAGGTTCGCTGGCAGATGCTTTGATTGCCACCGGCTTCCCGTACCATGACTTTAACAAGATGCAGAACTACCTGCAGGTGCTGGGCAGATTCATGCAAAACAGCCACGGCGTCCGCCGACTGGGTTCTGCCGCCGTAGACTTAGCCTACGTGGCCGCCGGCCGCTTTGAAGGCTTTTTTGAATTCAACCTCAACCCTTGGGACGTAGCCGGCGGTGCTTTGATTGTACAAGAAGCCGGAGGCATAGTCACCGATTTTAAAGGCGAGAATGGCTATCTGTTCGGGCGGCAGATTTGTGCCAGCAACGGCCAGGCCATTCAGCAGGAGATGCTGACCTTGACGGAGCCTATCTGGAAAGAGTAA
- a CDS encoding FeoB-associated Cys-rich membrane protein: MIQEIIIFIVFALAAVYVLRIGYKSFFSKEVGCAKGCGGCSSIDLNKIQKEIEAKQSKALR, encoded by the coding sequence ATGATTCAGGAAATCATCATTTTCATTGTGTTTGCGCTGGCGGCAGTCTACGTGCTGCGCATTGGCTACAAGAGCTTTTTCTCTAAAGAGGTGGGGTGTGCCAAGGGTTGCGGCGGCTGTTCTTCCATTGACTTGAACAAGATCCAAAAGGAGATAGAGGCCAAACAGAGCAAAGCGCTTCGTTAG
- a CDS encoding mechanosensitive ion channel family protein — translation MTEINQAFQLLWTKLELWLRALVLMLPNLIIATLVLVLTFFAARILRKTSDKLLIRFTHSSSLNNLVGTTVYVTILMLGIFFTLSILKLDKTVTTLLAGAGIIGLALGFAFQDIAANFISGVIIAIRKPFVVGDVIETNEHFGTIERINLRTVDVRRQTGELVKIPNRKVFETSVINFSHYGIRRIDLKVGVAYAEDLERVQEVVKEAMVDINGMIEGKEVEVVYTDFGPSSIDFLVRYWIHYKRQTDFVYAKSDAIIKIKKAFDQHKIEIPFPITTLNFGVKGGHDLSIQMKNGKEDLGSNTKLKVTTTAEDQEKGDDG, via the coding sequence GTGACCGAAATAAACCAAGCGTTTCAATTACTCTGGACCAAACTTGAGCTCTGGCTGCGCGCCCTGGTGCTCATGCTCCCCAACTTGATCATTGCCACTCTGGTTCTGGTGCTTACTTTTTTTGCGGCCAGAATACTGCGCAAGACCTCAGACAAGCTCCTCATCCGGTTCACGCACAGCAGCTCGCTCAACAACCTGGTAGGCACAACGGTCTACGTGACCATTCTCATGCTGGGCATCTTTTTTACGCTCAGTATCTTAAAGCTGGACAAGACCGTCACCACTTTGTTGGCGGGTGCCGGTATCATCGGTTTGGCGTTGGGTTTCGCTTTTCAGGACATTGCCGCCAACTTCATCTCTGGGGTGATCATTGCCATTAGAAAGCCTTTTGTGGTAGGGGACGTGATTGAGACCAATGAGCACTTTGGCACCATTGAGCGCATTAACCTGCGTACCGTAGACGTGCGCCGCCAGACGGGTGAACTGGTGAAGATTCCCAACCGCAAGGTGTTTGAGACCTCTGTGATTAACTTCTCTCATTACGGCATCAGGCGCATTGACTTGAAGGTGGGCGTGGCGTATGCCGAGGACTTGGAGCGTGTGCAGGAAGTGGTGAAAGAGGCCATGGTGGACATTAACGGCATGATTGAGGGCAAAGAAGTAGAGGTGGTGTACACAGACTTCGGGCCTAGCAGCATTGACTTTTTGGTGCGCTACTGGATTCATTACAAGCGACAGACAGATTTTGTGTACGCCAAGAGTGACGCCATCATCAAAATCAAGAAGGCCTTTGACCAGCATAAGATTGAGATTCCGTTCCCTATCACTACGCTCAACTTCGGTGTGAAGGGCGGCCACGACCTGTCCATCCAGATGAAGAACGGGAAAGAAGACCTCGGCTCCAATACAAAACTAAAGGTGACCACCACGGCAGAAGACCAAGAAAAAGGGGATGACGGTTAA
- a CDS encoding SPASM domain-containing protein, with protein sequence MTRGALQDGLNFVSKLTPRRAWNTLQVVSSYALSRVTKKPRHWGSPVSISFEPTTSCNLRCPECPSGLRSFTRPTGMLPDNLFKDTIDQLHQRLLYLLFYFQGEPYLHPSFLDLVKYASKKGIYTATSTNGHYLTQDNARKTVESGLDRLIISLDGTTQDVYKQYRVGGQLDKVLEGTKRLVQQKRDLNSKTPYLIFQFLVVKPNEHQIEDAKQLAKDLGVDDVWFKTAQIYDYEHGSPLIPTIDYYSRYQQQPNGTYSLKNKLIDGCWKMWHSCVITWDGLVVPCCFDKDAHHRLGNLQNHSFKEVWRSDAYRSFRGSLLQSRSTIDMCRNCSEGTKVWG encoded by the coding sequence TTGACTAGAGGCGCCCTACAAGACGGATTGAATTTTGTGTCCAAGCTGACGCCGCGCCGCGCCTGGAACACGCTGCAGGTAGTGAGCAGCTACGCCTTGTCCAGAGTGACCAAAAAACCGCGCCATTGGGGAAGCCCGGTGAGCATTTCCTTTGAGCCCACCACGTCTTGCAACCTGCGCTGTCCAGAATGCCCCAGCGGCCTGCGGTCGTTTACCCGGCCCACCGGCATGCTCCCCGACAATCTGTTCAAAGACACCATAGACCAACTGCACCAGCGGTTGCTGTATCTGCTGTTTTACTTTCAGGGGGAACCGTACCTGCACCCGTCGTTTCTGGATTTGGTGAAGTATGCTTCTAAAAAAGGCATTTACACGGCTACCTCTACCAACGGACACTACCTCACCCAAGACAACGCCCGCAAGACCGTAGAATCTGGCCTGGACCGGTTGATCATCTCTCTGGACGGGACTACCCAAGACGTCTACAAGCAATACCGCGTGGGTGGACAACTGGACAAGGTCCTGGAAGGCACCAAGCGGCTGGTGCAGCAAAAGCGCGATCTCAACTCCAAGACGCCTTATTTGATTTTCCAGTTTCTGGTGGTAAAGCCCAACGAGCATCAGATAGAGGACGCCAAACAGCTGGCCAAAGACCTGGGGGTGGATGATGTCTGGTTTAAGACTGCGCAGATCTATGACTATGAGCACGGGTCGCCGTTGATTCCCACCATTGACTATTACTCACGGTACCAGCAGCAGCCCAACGGCACATATTCACTCAAGAACAAATTGATAGACGGCTGCTGGAAGATGTGGCATTCCTGCGTCATCACCTGGGACGGTCTGGTGGTGCCCTGCTGTTTTGACAAAGATGCCCACCACCGGTTAGGCAATTTGCAAAATCACTCGTTTAAAGAAGTATGGCGAAGCGACGCCTACCGTTCCTTTAGAGGTTCTCTGTTGCAAAGTAGAAGCACCATTGACATGTGCCGAAACTGCTCTGAGGGCACCAAAGTCTGGGGATAA
- a CDS encoding TlpA family protein disulfide reductase, with translation MRFKNIAQAILPVFFVLLLALQAQAQKTATITGKISNPVSDSALVELYTLPASYVGKSFTAALNASGEFKITVPLAEPMVAELVHGPESMILFLQPGNDLDVRVNAEDFLNSIKYKGSGANENTYLVQFELKFEEEEDYQVLPNNVYKKEGEFLQFLEERRQDQKNFFEKYVKKTPVSEAFKNYAKAQMEYSYANDRLTYVEVRNRVGGLTPKLSASYYDYLKKMDLNLPGATRNQAYLDFLINYFQFKALGDRRGNVEKDYYPIMYKMVKEELKGPAKDMMMSRIISQSARFGYIPDTDAMFADFKKQVQDPQYLTYVQNQYKQYQKVGMGSQAPDFTLLSASGDSISLQHLKGKLVYLGFWRPLCGICQVDQQAYKYFVNQLAEKGITFVQVTVGEELANWKKTLQEKNYPGMQLYSPDMEDQVVRAYEVKNFPSYFLISPEGTIIKTNARRPGYAEGAREIAHLVDQYRDSRTK, from the coding sequence ATGCGTTTTAAGAACATCGCCCAAGCTATTCTTCCGGTTTTCTTTGTGCTATTACTGGCGTTGCAGGCGCAGGCACAGAAAACCGCCACCATCACCGGAAAAATCAGCAACCCCGTTAGTGACAGTGCTCTGGTGGAGTTGTACACGCTACCAGCCTCCTACGTGGGCAAGTCGTTCACGGCGGCTTTGAATGCCAGCGGCGAATTCAAGATCACCGTTCCCTTGGCAGAGCCCATGGTGGCCGAACTGGTGCACGGCCCAGAGTCCATGATTCTGTTTCTGCAGCCCGGCAATGATCTGGATGTGCGCGTGAACGCAGAAGATTTCCTGAACAGCATCAAATACAAAGGCAGCGGTGCCAATGAGAACACGTATCTGGTACAGTTTGAGCTCAAGTTTGAAGAGGAAGAAGATTACCAGGTGCTGCCTAACAACGTGTATAAAAAGGAGGGCGAGTTCTTGCAGTTTCTGGAGGAACGCCGCCAAGACCAGAAGAACTTCTTTGAGAAGTATGTGAAGAAAACGCCGGTGTCTGAGGCCTTCAAGAACTACGCCAAGGCGCAGATGGAGTACAGTTACGCCAATGACCGCCTTACCTACGTGGAGGTACGCAACCGGGTAGGCGGCCTTACGCCCAAGCTTTCTGCCTCTTACTATGACTACCTCAAGAAGATGGATTTAAACCTGCCAGGCGCCACCCGCAACCAAGCCTACCTGGATTTCTTGATCAACTACTTCCAGTTTAAAGCCTTGGGTGACCGCCGCGGCAATGTAGAAAAGGACTATTACCCCATCATGTACAAAATGGTGAAGGAAGAGCTAAAAGGCCCGGCCAAAGACATGATGATGTCCCGGATCATCTCCCAGTCTGCCCGGTTTGGGTACATACCAGATACGGACGCCATGTTCGCAGACTTTAAGAAACAGGTGCAGGACCCGCAGTACCTGACCTACGTGCAAAACCAATACAAGCAGTACCAAAAGGTAGGCATGGGCAGCCAGGCCCCAGATTTCACCCTGCTCTCTGCTTCCGGCGACAGCATCTCTCTCCAACACCTCAAAGGAAAGTTGGTGTATCTGGGCTTTTGGCGGCCGTTGTGCGGTATCTGCCAGGTAGACCAGCAGGCGTACAAGTACTTTGTAAACCAGTTGGCAGAAAAAGGCATTACGTTTGTGCAAGTGACCGTGGGCGAGGAGTTGGCCAATTGGAAGAAGACGTTGCAGGAGAAGAACTACCCGGGTATGCAGCTGTACTCACCAGACATGGAAGACCAAGTGGTGCGGGCGTATGAGGTGAAGAACTTCCCGTCGTATTTCCTGATTTCGCCGGAGGGGACCATCATCAAGACCAATGCGCGCCGTCCCGGGTACGCAGAGGGCGCCCGTGAGATTGCCCATCTGGTGGACCAATACCGAGATTCCCGCACCAAATAA